A single Malaclemys terrapin pileata isolate rMalTer1 chromosome 3, rMalTer1.hap1, whole genome shotgun sequence DNA region contains:
- the CHGB gene encoding secretogranin-1 isoform X2 yields the protein MPPLALLSLLGAAALAGISSMPMEKDHVEEMVTRCIVEVLSTALSKPNAPPINPLCKDILKKSGRHKAEKKNENEEEQLEVRHLKESSEDEKHQHTSVEEERGQKEEIEEKHHHEEDESRGEEEKHNGDSHSHENRIHKGEKKHHLDIRGEEEEDDDENSYKRNNHSEEGSKEKKHHAEESGEAEHELPDKKSHSLAKSMEEFSPGDDKHSTGHRHSEEKMHSNEKRSHESEEEEEEEESSERNHHESKEHGSYQYRGHEESEESEEAEEEKRRYKPRHNHRKHRVGDSFKERRDHEGEKRNPLEESDEEENQFWDKKSHYQKHHYEEPEHHREEKRNDYGKHSSEDVEEKRHAGHGSEEYREQRHQNKENSEEEDKRHHLSGESEEERHEKKRHHDEPHEAVRHHYEGRKHHSEESEEELDKHHGHSSRDEKRHHGEGRHHLHDREDEEMHKLHSGESKGQSTGHYSTEERDSEEKRHYPGYDEMDAEIEKRRDSEDQKQDNEDSTEKVRYGEKEYKSYFSAENEKRAAIRYSPFYHRLQWKSRHLDKKDNMGDQILGSEQESRPSLNEKNFFPEYDYDWWEKKQLLDGLNHGHGEKRNLGRLHKLDMKRQYDRMDQLAQLLNYRKKSAEFPELYNSGEDLKKHQLIRSDKGNLSQRPLTEEEEKELENLAAMDLELQKIAEKFNDNRRG from the exons gcGGCAGGCATAAAgcagagaagaaaaatgaaaacgaGGAGGAGCAGCTTGAAGTGAGGCATTTGAAAGAATCATCAGAGGATGAAAAACATCAGCATACGAGTGTAGAGGAAGAGAGAGGTCAGAAGGAAGAAATCGAAGAGAAACACCATCATGAGGAAGATgagagcaggggagaggaggaaaaacaCAATGGGGATAGTCATTCTCATGAGAATAGAATccataaaggagaaaaaaagcacCATCTGGACATAAgaggtgaggaagaagaggacgATGATGAGAATAGCTATAAGAGAAATAACCACAGTGAAGAAGGAAGCAAAGAAAAGAAGCATCATGCCGAAGAGTCAGGAGAGGCAGAGCATGAGCTTCCAGACAAAAAGTCTCACTCTCTAGCTAAAAGCATGGAGGAGTTCTCTCCTGGGGATGATAAACACTCTACGGGTCATAGGCACTCTGAGGAAAAGATGCACAGCAATGAAAAGAGAAGCCATgaaagtgaggaggaggaagaggaagaggagagcaGCGAAAGGAATCACCATGAGTCTAAGGAACACGGTTCCTACCAGTACAGAGGGCATGAAGAATCTGAGGAGAGTGAAGAAGCTGAGGAAGAAAAACGACGCTACAAACCAAGACATAATCACAGAAAGCACAGAGTGGGCGACTCCTTCAAAGAGAGGCGAGATCACGAGGGTGAGAAAAGGAACCCGCTTGAGGAATCTGATGAGGAAGAGAACCAATTCTGGGATAAAAAGAGCCACTACCAGAAACACCATTATGAAGAGCCAGAGCATCATCGTGAGGAGAAGAGGAATGATTATGGGAAACACAGCTCTGAAGATGTGGAGGAGAAGAGGCACGCCGGCCACGGGAGTGAGGAGTACAGAGAGCAGCGGCATCAGAACAAGGAGAACAGTGAAGAGGAAGACAAGAGGCACCACCTTAGTGGGGAAAGTGAGGAAGAACGACATGAGAAAAAGAGGCACCATGATGAACCACATGAGGCAGTGAGACATCACTATGAGGGGAGGAAACACCACAGTGAAGAGAGTGAGGAAGAGCTGGATAAGCACCATGGTCACAGCAGCAGGGATGAGAAGAGACATCATGGTGAAGGCAGACACCACCTTCatgacagggaagatgaggagatGCACAAGCTGCACAGTGGAGAGAGCAAAGGACAGTCGACAGGGCACTACAGCACTGAGGAGAGGGACAGTGAGGAGAAAAGGCACTATCCTGGCTACGACGAGATGGACGCTGAAATAGAAAAGAGACGTGACAGTGAGGATCAGAAACAAGACAATGAGGATAGTACGGAGAAAGTGAGGTACGGGGAGAAGGAGTATAAGAGTTACTTCTCTGCAGAGAATGAGAAAAGAGCGGCAATTCGGTACAGTCCCTTCTACCACCGCCTACAGTGGAAAAGCAGGCACTTGGACAAAAAGGACAATATGGGGGACCAGATTCTGGGGAGTGAACAGGAAAGTAGACCCAGCCTGAATGAGAAGAATTTCTTCCCTGAATACGACTATGACTGGTGGGAGAAAAAGCAACTTCTGGATGGTCTGAATCACGGGCACGGCGAGAAGAGAAATCTCGGAAGGCTCCACAAACTTGATATGAAAAGACAGTATGACAGGATGGATCAACTCGCCCAGCTTCTGAATTACAGGAAGAAATCGGCTGAATTTCCAGAACTGTACAATTCTGGGGAAGACCTAAAAAAGCATCAATTGATCAGGAGCGACAAGGGAAATCTCAGCCAGAGGCCTCTGACGGAAGAGGAG GAAAAAGAGCTGGAAAATCTGGCTGCTATGGATTTGGAACTGCAGAAAATAGCTGAGAAGTTCAACGATAACAGGAGGGGATGA